CGGCGGCAGCGAAGTGCAGGACGTTCCGCGTTTCTGTCTGTCGGTCCTGTTTAaatctctctcttccttctttTGTAAGACATGTTTGCCATGTAGATTAACACCATAATGTTCCGTAATGGCCCATGATGCATCAACCCTTTTATCTGCTCTCCTCTTTGTGAATAAACGTTTGAAAGCTCGCTGTCTCTGCTTGTGTCCCGTATGACGGGTCTGTTGCGTGGGACGCCGGTGGAAAAGGCGGATCAGGTTACGGGATTATGTGATCAGCTGCCATTGGGACGATATTTCAGCAGTAAAACCGCGAATTGGTGTGTTTTATGGGTAACGGTTTCCACACGTTCTTCGTGAGCTGAAGGCGGACTGTGTAGAACCCTGGACTGGAGAGCGAGCTGAGCCTACGTCGGTCTAGAGAGTGAATATGAGGAGATATACGGAGGTGATGGGCGGcccttttgtcttttgttcaTCGCTCCGCTGTGCTGGATGTGCTGATGCAGCTGGTCGTACTTCCACAGCAGGCAGGACCGGAGGTGCCAGGTGAGATGTTTCTCCGCTGCTTCCTGCAGGGTTCAGGTCTATAATCAGGGTCTCAGTATGTCATGATCTGAGGAGGTGTCGTCTCTGTTCAGGATGCCTTCTTCAGAGGATGAGGAGAGAGTCCAACAGGGGTTATGTCCAGATGGTGACACCAGACGCACGGAGTCCTCTGTCTGGGCCTACTACCACAAACCCATCATCGTCATGGTGATCGGGGTCCTGGTGGTGGGTGCGGGCGGGGTGGTGTCTCTTGTCCAGCGGTCCGTGGAGGGGGACCTGTCTCCTGCGATAGTCCCTGTGTGTCTGACCATTGGGATGATGTTCATCGTGGTCGGACTCGTCTGGCTGCCGATCCTCAGGGACAAGCAGAAGCGCCTGGGCTGAAAAAGCCACATCAGACATGTTTCAAGGTTTTTTGGCTAAATGTTGTGATGAAAGCAGCTACCAGTTGATCTTGTGATACTAGCTTTCCCTTTAAAGTTCATGGAGTGATAATACTTGTGTATTTGGTGAAATAAAAGCAGCTTTGCCGCTCCTGTGGTCCCTGTTTTATTCCTCCCCGTTAAACCTCCGCTCCAGGTGCGTAACGGGGATGGAGAGGCCCCACGGAGGCGTGGGTCGCTGTTTTATTCCTCTCCCTGTTTTATTCCTCCCCGTTAAATCTCCGCTCTGCACTTTTTTCCGCGCTGCGCTGCGCGGCGCTCCAGGTGCGTAACGGGGATGGAGAGGGCCCACGGAGGCGTGGGTCGCTGTTTTATTCCTCTTTTATTCCTCTCCCTGTTTTATTCCTCCCCGTTAAATCTCCGCTCTGCACTTTTTTCcgcgcggcgcggcgctccAGGTGCGTAACGGGGATGGAGAGGCCCCACGGAGGCGTGGGTCGCTGTTTTATTCCTCTTTTATTCCTCTCCCTGTTTTATTCCTCCCCGTTAAATCTCCGCTCTGCACTTTGCCccctgcgctgcgctgcgcggCGCTCCAGGTGCGTAACGGGGATGGAGAGGGCCCACGGAGGCGTGGGTCGCTGCAAATGCGCCTTCTGGTTCGCGGTGGCCCACGACGTTTTAGGCTTCATCATACTGCTGAGCGGCGTGTTCGCCAACGTGTTCTTCCACGACTTCCTGATGTACGTGGGCGCCGTGGTGATCTTCCTCAGCCTGATCTGGTGGATCTTCTGGTACACCGGCAACATCGAGGCGGCCCCGCAGGAGCTGGACGACGACGTCGGCTTCTACCGGAGGAACAAGGGCCTGTCGGGGGTCGTCAGGAAAGTCACCAACGGCATCAGAAGCTCGCTCCGGAGGGGCGGCGGGAGCGCGCAGGGCCCGGGGGTCCTGGCGATGGGAGCGCGCAGCGCGCAGCCCACCTTCAGCAGGGAGACCCTGGCGGTGTGATCAGCAGGTAAATCATCAACCCGAGTTCAAATCCCGCAGCAGTAACTCCGTTTATCTTGTAGATAATAAACTGGAATTTGTCCTGGTCCGCGGTCAAGGTCAGTCACGTGCCAACCTTATTATTATAGAGGACCGTGTATGAATAATTAAGAATTAAATATGATTACGTCTTAAATGAAATGTTGCtctttgaatatatatttttctatcGTGTGTTGATCTAAAACTGATCTATTTGTACGTTCCACATGCTAAAGAAGGATCGACTAGATCAGATCAAGTGACCTGATCATTTTTCTCTGCAGTTTTGGTAAATTAAGTGTGAATGTCGTTGTGTATTTATATTAGTTGGTTATTGGGTAACTTATTGATGATATTGTTTTGGTAGTTTTGGTGAAATAAGGGCtgaatttgcctttttttaggtgcatgttgaaaatattgttgTTTTGGCCCCTGACTTGGATCCTGCTGCACCATAAAAGAGGAAAGTAGAAGACAGAAAGGACAATATTCCTGCAGTGTAAATAATTGAtcttttatgtgtttttgcATTATTCTGTTGattctgtgtattttttttgttcgagAATGTAATTTGAATATTACAAGCTAAAGAAAATATGttgtcaaataaataatttctcaaACACGTTTTGTCATATTCTAGTGGTGTTTCATATTGCCGTGCTCTTGCCTTTTCTTCCTGCTCGTCCCTTCGTCTTGTCTACTGTCTCCTGCCTCGAGAGACTCTCCTGGCCCTGCTCTCATCGATTTGATCAACTAGTATCTCAATGCGACTGACACCGTCTTTTTTGAAGAGAAATCCAGGTGCCCTGGCTGCTGCTGATCCAAAACACCCAGGAGGGCGGGGCCAACGAGACTCTCTCTCCCCCATCCCAAGGACATCCCACCCCCCGTCAGCTTCATATCCCCAGCGTGGATATGCGGGCCTGCTGACCAGCGCCCCCAGTGGCCACAGGACCAGATGACTCTGGACTAGCCCCACCCCCCCTACACCCCTCCCCTGCTGCGAGGGACT
Above is a genomic segment from Denticeps clupeoides chromosome 8, fDenClu1.1, whole genome shotgun sequence containing:
- the LOC114795318 gene encoding phosphoinositide-interacting protein-like, with the translated sequence MRRYTEVMGGPFVFCSSLRCAGCADAAGRTSTAGRTGGARMPSSEDEERVQQGLCPDGDTRRTESSVWAYYHKPIIVMVIGVLVVGAGGVVSLVQRSVEGDLSPAIVPVCLTIGMMFIVVGLVWLPILRDKQKRLG
- the LOC114795317 gene encoding transmembrane protein 238-like, with the protein product MERPHGGVGRCFIPLLFLSLFYSSPLNLRSALCPLRCAARRSRCVTGMERAHGGVGRCKCAFWFAVAHDVLGFIILLSGVFANVFFHDFLMYVGAVVIFLSLIWWIFWYTGNIEAAPQELDDDVGFYRRNKGLSGVVRKVTNGIRSSLRRGGGSAQGPGVLAMGARSAQPTFSRETLAV